CGCAGTCATGAGTGTTATCAGAGTGCCGGAAGCGGATGTCACAGGATGGAAGTGTGCGGCCTGTGACAAGGAACTGACCATGGCTCCGGTGGAATTGGAATATCTCGATTCATTGTTCAATGTGGAACTGCCGACCTG
The genomic region above belongs to uncultured Pseudodesulfovibrio sp. and contains:
- a CDS encoding DVU_1557 family redox protein; its protein translation is MSVIRVPEADVTGWKCAACDKELTMAPVELEYLDSLFNVELPTCPSCGFVFIPEGLALGKMNQVEHLLEDK